In Rhineura floridana isolate rRhiFlo1 chromosome 12, rRhiFlo1.hap2, whole genome shotgun sequence, a single window of DNA contains:
- the CIAO1 gene encoding probable cytosolic iron-sulfur protein assembly protein CIAO1: MMKDSLTLLSRIPAHPDSRCWFLAWNPTGTLLASCGGDRSIRIWGREGDAWLCKSVLGDGHQRTIRKVAWSPCGAYLASASFDATTCIWKKNHEDFECVATLEGHENEVKSVAWAPSGSLLATCSRDKSVWVWEVDEEDEYECMSVLNSHTQDVKHVVWHPTQELLASASYDDTVKLYREEEDDWVCFATLEGHESTVWSLAFDPSGERLASCSDDKTVRIWRQYKPGNEQGVVCSGTDPTWKCICTLSGFHTRTIYDVAWCHLTGALATACGDDAIRVFEEELLSDPQQPTFTLTVHMAQAHSQDVNCVAWNPKEPGLLASCSDDGEMAFWQYQRPEVC; this comes from the exons ATGATGAAGGACTCCTTGACTCTTCTCTCTCGCATCCCAGCACACCCTGATTCCCGGTGCTGGTTTCTGGCTTGGAACCCTACAGGGACTCTCCTAGCTTCTTGTGGTGGGGACCGCAGCATTCGCATATGGGGGAGAGAAG GTGATGCCTGGTTGTGCAAATCCGTGTTGGGCGACGGACACCAGAGGACTATCCGCAAGGTGGCCTGGTCCCCCTGTGGGGCCTACCTGGCTTCAGCCAGCTTTGATGCCACTACATGCATTTGGAAAAAGAACCATGAGGATTTTGAG tgCGTAGCCACTCTGGAGGGCCACGAGAACGAGGTGAAGTCTGTGGCCTGGGCACCATCTGGCAGCCTTCTGGCCACCTGCAGCCGAGACAAGAGTGTCTGGGTTTGGGAAG TGGATGAAGAGGACGAATACGAGTGCATGAGTGTCCTGAATTCCCATACGCAGGATGTCAAGCACGTGGTCTGGCACCCCACCCAGGAG CTGTTGGCATCAGCCAGTTATGACGACACCGTGAAACTGTACCGGGAGGAGGAGGACGACTGGGTGTGCTTCGCCACACTGGAGGGACACGAGTCCACAGTATGGAGCCTGGCCTTTGATCCGAGCGGGGAGCGCCTGGCCTCCTGCAGTGACGACAAGACCGTGCGCATTTGGCGCCAGTATAAGCCAGGCAATGAACAAG GTGTGGTCTGCAGTGGCACAgatcctacctggaaatgcattTGCACTCTCTCTGGCTTCCACACAAGGACCATCTATGATGTGGCATG GTGCCATCTAACGGGAGCTTTAGCCACGGCCTGTGGCGATGATGCTATCAGAGTATTTGAGGAGGAGCTGCTCTCAGATCCCCAGCAGCCCACCTTCACCCTGACTGTTCACATGGCCCAGGCTCACTCCCAAGATGTGAACTGTGTGGCCTGGAACCCCAAGGAGCCTGGGCTGCTGGCTTCGTGCAGTGATGACGGAGAGATGGCCTTCTGGCAATATCAGCGCCCTGAGGTCTGCTGA